In the genome of Gloeotrichia echinulata CP02, one region contains:
- a CDS encoding GAF domain-containing protein produces MSEINFLPVNTPIDLSNCDQEPIHIPGLIQPHGILMVLEEPKLNIIQISQNTIEILGIPPQDILGKNLKILFNTSQIQLIKKSLAEISEKLNPLDLYIDTKTGRKHFDGIINKSNGFTILELEAVTGNNQNDFLSFYQLVQPIICKMQKLLYLDELCQIMVTEIRNLTGFDRVMIYKFEAEGSGNIIAEDKLESLSPFLGLHYPASDVPKQARVLYTLNPLRLIPDVNYQSVELIYIKNSDTINQPLDLSHSVLRSVSPIHIEYLKNMGVTASMSISLIREQKLWGLIACHNYLSPKYITYKLRTACELIGRVMSLELTAKEENEDLDYKLILKEVLSNFLNNFAENDNWREALIQNRSKLLEFVAAEGAAVCDAVNMTMIGKTPVLEEVKKICDFLENHIFNQGVDKYFYETDCLSKIYPQAEKFKNVSSGLLAVMISQEYKQYILWFRPEVIQTVNWGGDPNKPVEITTNGDLRLSPRKSFDLWQEIVKLKSLPWKLCEIAIAKELRNIIVGLVLQQAEKIAKIHQQLMQSLKSAQMAVWDWDLRQNQIVWTVGNNQLCGLLDANRLDTYEGFKSLIDPRDREAVDLAMNRALVEQHDYYQEFRILCPDGNIHWLESRGKYFLNDAGEAVRFLGTIVEVSERKLAEIQLQELNLELENRVKSRTFDLENSQTSLQLQVEQERLVMAIALRVRQSLHLDQILKTAVTEVQEFMQADRVFIYRFEPDYSGFVVVESVYGDYTPALNAGIEDTYLMETHGGRYTQGGFLAIADIYTADLTECHRDLLAQFQIKANLSVPIMQGQKLWGLLVTNQCATSRQWQPWEIDFFQKLATQVGIAIQQSELYQQLEQELQERQKVETALQRSEKLFRSLNEFAPVGIFKTDTRGKMIYNNPSCQQICGFTLEQSLGDKWINFIHPEDLEIFSPQWNAAISTHQQLSTEIRFFHEDQVVRICRLTVVPMLYDANEFVGYVGTIEDITDSRLMEKIKSEFISIVSHELRTPLTSIRSSLGLLTTSSIRNQPEKMQKILDVAASNAERLTRLLNDILDLERLETSNFVLNKKSCDAMTLINLALDSIQTIAKEENISLQILGNSVQLWVDEDRILQTIVNLISNAIKFSPPHTTIKISVEETPDSHLFKIQDQGRGIPSDKIETIFGKFQQVDASDSRVKGGTGLGLAICRSIIQQHRGKIWAESVLGQGSTFYFSIPK; encoded by the coding sequence CTCATGGTATTCTCATGGTTTTAGAAGAACCTAAATTAAACATTATTCAAATTAGTCAGAATACTATTGAAATACTTGGTATTCCTCCTCAAGATATTTTAGGTAAAAACCTGAAAATATTATTTAATACCTCGCAAATTCAGCTAATCAAAAAATCTTTAGCAGAAATATCTGAAAAACTTAACCCCTTAGATTTATATATTGATACCAAAACAGGTAGAAAACACTTTGATGGTATTATTAATAAATCAAATGGATTCACAATTCTGGAATTAGAAGCTGTTACTGGAAACAATCAAAATGATTTTTTAAGTTTTTACCAATTAGTACAACCGATTATTTGCAAAATGCAAAAATTACTGTACTTGGATGAATTGTGCCAAATAATGGTGACAGAAATCCGTAACCTGACAGGTTTCGACAGAGTAATGATCTATAAATTTGAGGCTGAAGGTTCAGGTAACATTATAGCAGAAGATAAATTAGAAAGTTTAAGTCCTTTTCTGGGTTTACATTATCCCGCTTCGGATGTTCCTAAACAAGCTAGAGTCTTATATACTCTTAATCCTTTGCGGTTAATTCCTGATGTGAATTATCAATCTGTAGAACTAATATATATTAAGAATTCAGACACTATTAATCAACCGTTGGATCTTAGTCACAGTGTTTTAAGAAGTGTTTCTCCCATACACATTGAATATCTCAAAAATATGGGTGTGACTGCTTCTATGTCAATTTCATTAATCCGAGAACAAAAGTTATGGGGTTTAATTGCCTGTCATAATTATTTATCGCCTAAATATATCACCTATAAATTGCGGACTGCTTGCGAATTAATCGGTAGAGTAATGTCTTTAGAACTTACAGCCAAAGAAGAAAATGAAGATTTAGACTATAAACTGATTTTGAAAGAAGTTTTATCTAATTTTTTGAATAATTTTGCTGAAAATGATAATTGGAGAGAAGCTTTAATTCAAAATAGAAGTAAGCTTTTAGAATTTGTAGCTGCTGAAGGTGCAGCCGTTTGTGATGCTGTAAATATGACGATGATTGGCAAAACTCCTGTATTAGAGGAAGTTAAAAAGATTTGTGATTTTTTAGAAAATCATATTTTTAATCAAGGTGTAGATAAGTATTTTTATGAAACAGATTGTTTATCTAAAATTTATCCACAAGCAGAAAAGTTTAAAAATGTCAGTAGCGGTTTATTAGCGGTGATGATTTCTCAGGAATATAAACAGTATATTTTGTGGTTTCGTCCTGAAGTAATTCAAACTGTTAATTGGGGGGGTGATCCTAATAAACCAGTGGAAATAACTACCAATGGTGATCTGCGTCTATCTCCCCGTAAATCCTTTGATTTGTGGCAAGAAATAGTAAAATTAAAATCTTTACCTTGGAAGTTATGCGAAATTGCCATAGCCAAAGAATTGAGAAATATAATTGTCGGGTTGGTTTTGCAGCAAGCTGAGAAAATCGCCAAAATTCATCAACAATTAATGCAGTCTTTAAAATCAGCACAAATGGCAGTATGGGATTGGGATTTACGGCAAAATCAGATTGTTTGGACTGTTGGTAATAATCAGTTGTGTGGGTTGTTAGATGCGAATCGCCTAGATACTTATGAGGGTTTTAAATCCTTGATTGATCCAAGGGATCGGGAAGCTGTAGATTTAGCTATGAATCGGGCTTTAGTTGAACAGCATGATTATTATCAGGAATTTCGGATTCTTTGCCCTGATGGTAATATTCATTGGCTGGAAAGTAGAGGTAAATATTTCTTAAATGATGCAGGTGAAGCTGTGCGATTTTTAGGGACTATAGTAGAAGTTAGCGAGCGCAAACTTGCCGAAATTCAACTCCAAGAACTAAATTTAGAGTTAGAAAATAGAGTTAAAAGCCGGACTTTTGACCTAGAAAATTCCCAAACATCATTACAACTGCAAGTAGAACAGGAACGACTGGTAATGGCGATCGCCTTACGTGTTCGTCAAAGTTTGCATCTGGATCAAATCCTCAAAACTGCTGTAACTGAAGTTCAGGAATTTATGCAAGCAGACCGAGTATTTATTTATCGTTTTGAGCCAGACTATAGTGGGTTTGTAGTGGTGGAATCTGTTTACGGTGATTACACTCCTGCGTTAAATGCTGGAATTGAAGATACTTACTTGATGGAAACTCATGGAGGGAGATACACACAAGGAGGCTTTCTAGCCATAGCAGATATTTATACAGCCGACCTAACTGAATGTCACCGTGATTTACTAGCGCAATTTCAGATCAAAGCCAACTTGTCAGTTCCTATTATGCAGGGACAAAAATTATGGGGGCTATTAGTTACCAACCAATGTGCGACATCAAGACAGTGGCAACCTTGGGAAATTGATTTCTTCCAAAAACTAGCAACACAAGTAGGCATTGCCATTCAACAATCAGAACTATACCAACAATTAGAACAAGAACTACAAGAGCGTCAAAAAGTTGAAACAGCTTTGCAACGTAGCGAAAAATTATTTCGTTCGCTCAATGAATTTGCACCTGTAGGTATTTTTAAAACAGATACCCGAGGAAAAATGATCTATAACAATCCTAGCTGTCAGCAAATTTGTGGTTTTACCCTAGAGCAATCATTAGGAGATAAATGGATCAATTTTATTCATCCTGAAGATTTAGAAATATTTTCACCTCAGTGGAATGCGGCAATATCAACACATCAGCAACTATCTACAGAAATACGTTTTTTCCATGAAGATCAAGTTGTTCGGATTTGTCGGCTAACTGTTGTTCCCATGTTATATGATGCTAATGAATTTGTGGGATATGTCGGCACTATCGAAGATATTACAGATAGTCGCTTAATGGAGAAAATAAAAAGTGAGTTCATTTCTATAGTTAGTCATGAATTACGAACTCCATTAACATCTATTCGTAGTTCTTTAGGATTACTAACTACTAGTAGCATCAGAAATCAACCCGAAAAAATGCAGAAAATATTAGATGTTGCTGCTAGTAATGCCGAACGTTTAACCAGGTTATTAAATGACATTCTTGATTTAGAGCGACTGGAAACTAGCAATTTTGTCCTGAATAAAAAATCCTGCGATGCCATGACACTAATAAACCTGGCTCTAGACTCTATCCAAACAATAGCCAAAGAAGAGAATATTTCTTTGCAAATATTAGGTAATTCTGTGCAATTGTGGGTAGATGAAGACAGAATTTTGCAAACTATTGTCAACTTAATCAGTAATGCCATTAAATTTTCTCCCCCTCACACTACCATCAAAATCAGTGTGGAAGAAACGCCAGATAGCCATTTATTTAAAATTCAAGATCAAGGGAGAGGGATTCCTAGCGATAAAATAGAAACCATTTTTGGTAAGTTTCAACAAGTAGATGCTAGTGACTCCCGTGTAAAAGGAGGAACAGGTTTAGGTTTAGCTATTTGTCGCAGCATTATCCAACAACATAGGGGCAAAATTTGGGCAGAAAGTGTTTTAGGACAAGGTAGCACTTTTTATTTTTCTATCCCTAAGTAG
- a CDS encoding response regulator — MTQKRILLIDDNDDLGFLVSTCLEEFGSWKVSIANHPEEGLNLAKAQKPDIILLDVMMPEMNGVTLFGLLQSEPKTQAIPVIFMTAKVQNSDLELYNSLGVKGVITKPFDPLTLVEQITEMLQ; from the coding sequence ATGACACAAAAACGTATTTTACTCATAGATGATAATGATGATTTGGGATTTCTTGTTTCCACTTGTCTGGAAGAATTTGGATCATGGAAAGTGTCGATAGCTAATCATCCTGAAGAAGGTTTAAATTTAGCAAAAGCACAAAAACCGGATATCATACTTTTAGATGTAATGATGCCAGAAATGAATGGTGTAACTTTATTTGGTTTATTGCAAAGTGAACCTAAGACCCAAGCAATACCAGTAATTTTCATGACTGCCAAAGTCCAAAATTCAGATTTAGAACTATATAACAGCTTAGGAGTTAAAGGGGTAATTACCAAACCATTTGACCCTTTGACACTAGTAGAACAAATCACGGAGATGCTGCAATAA